The following is a genomic window from Collimonas fungivorans Ter331.
ACCAGGTTCAGGTAATAGAAAGTCAGCTCCGCCAGTTCCGGAATCTGCGACTGGATCAGGATCGTCGACAAGGCCGGGTCGATGCCGACCGCCAGGTAATCCAGCGCAACTTCGACCACATTGCGGTGCACCTTGCCGGTGTCGTCCATATTGTCGGTCAGCGCCTGGGCGTCGGCCAGCATGATGAACTGGCGGTAGGTGTGCTGGTAAGCGATGCGGTTACGCAAGCTGCCGACAAAATGGCCCAGGTGCAAAGGGCCGGTCGGACGGTCGCCGGTCAGGATCACGGCAGAACCAGGGGCCGTCGTCGGCAAACTTGTTGGCAAACTCATTGAAATTCCTTTAGCGGTATCCTGAAAACCCCGTATTGTGCCACTACTGGCGCCACTGGCGGGCGCCAAAAGAAAAAGCCGCCGGCGATTGCTCGCCGGCGGCTTTGCTACGGAAGCCGGTTTCAGCCCGGGTTCAGCTCTTTTGTTCGACCTGCTCGATCCCTGCCAGTATCCAGCCGCCCTGCCCCGCGGTCGGCTTCGACAAGTTCCAGACCTCGGAGAACGGCGCGGCAAAAGCTGCATCGTCTTCCTTGATCATGCCGGTGAATTTCACGCTGGCCAGGTATTCGGCGTCGGCAGTCTCGATTCCCAGCAGTTCGGCATCCAGCGACACGACATCGGTATGGTTGTCCGAAGCGCCGCGCTCCTGCAATTGCATGCGCAACTCGGCAAACATTTCCGGCGTGGTGAATTCGCGGATGTCGTTGCTGTCGGCCTTGTCCCATGCGGCTTGCAGGCGCAGGAAATAGGTCTTGGAATGACGCAGGAAACCGGCCGTATCGAAATCGGCAGGTACGCCCCAGGCAGCAACGCCCGCGACTCCCGCGCCTGTCGCCGCCGCTGCAGGCGCGGCGTCAAACGCCGTACGCTGCATAGGCTGCTCGAGGCGCGAAGCGATTTCCGGCGTAAAGCTGGAAGGCGCTTGCGCAGCAAAGGCAGGACGCATGCCGTTGTTGCCGGCTGCGCCGTTGCCCATCTTGCGGCGCACCAGCTTGTAGATGAACATGGCGGCGAATGCGAACAAGGCGATCATGATGATATTGCTGATCATGCCAGCCATAGCGCCGCCCAAGCCCATGCTCGACAGCAAGGCGCCCAGGCCCAGGCCCAGCAGCGCGCCGCCCAGCATGCCTTTCCACATGCTAGGTTTGGCGGCAGCCGCAGCGGCCGGTGCTGCTGCAGCAGCAACTGGCTTGGCGGCATTGCTAGCCTGGTTCTGCGCCGGCGCCGCCTGGCGGTTCATGCTTTGCGATTTTTTGCCGAAGGAACCGCCACCGCCCATGCGCTTGGCTTCAACGGTCGAGATGCCGGCTGACAACGTCATGGCGACGACGATCAGCGCCACAAATAATTTCTTCATACTTTCTCCTGAGATTTGATGCCATCACGGCCATACGGGCCGCTAAGTTTTAAAACTTCGCAGCCATGCCACGAGCTTGAACAACCCGGAATTAAGGCGAGGCGCTAGACGCGCATCGGCCTGCTGCTCAACATCATGGATGGCTGGAATCGCCAGGCAGTTACCCGGCAGATGGGAAGGCGCCTGCCGCCGGATGCAATCGGGCGGCGTAAAGGCGCTTAAGCTCTGGGCGGAGGACCGGCCGGAGGCAGGAACGGGGGCTGGAGCGCTTTATCGTTGCTCAGCGCGGGTGTGGAAGCGATCGCAGCAGCGGCAAATACGAGGGGGAAAGCAGGCACTGTCTCATCGCCGAGATCGACATGCATCTCGATGTCGTCAACTGCGATATCTTCAGAATCGCAAGCGCTGTCCACCCTGCAGGCGGGCGCATCTTGCAAGCCATCATGGAGAATTTCCTGCTGGACTGCCAGCGTCGCCACGGTGTTTGCCTGGGATTCGGTCATGCCT
Proteins encoded in this region:
- a CDS encoding Tim44 domain-containing protein, with product MKKLFVALIVVAMTLSAGISTVEAKRMGGGGSFGKKSQSMNRQAAPAQNQASNAAKPVAAAAAPAAAAAAKPSMWKGMLGGALLGLGLGALLSSMGLGGAMAGMISNIIMIALFAFAAMFIYKLVRRKMGNGAAGNNGMRPAFAAQAPSSFTPEIASRLEQPMQRTAFDAAPAAAATGAGVAGVAAWGVPADFDTAGFLRHSKTYFLRLQAAWDKADSNDIREFTTPEMFAELRMQLQERGASDNHTDVVSLDAELLGIETADAEYLASVKFTGMIKEDDAAFAAPFSEVWNLSKPTAGQGGWILAGIEQVEQKS